attttataaatgttttcattagctattatgcaaattatagATTGAAGAATAAACAGAGAGAAGAAACTTACTGAAttgttatatgtaatattacaatatcagaaccggaaattttttcttagtaACGATCTTTCTTAGAAAGATTaactattatgaaattaaatgcaaCCATAttgatcaataaatattgatcaaaaaatgtttttaacttataattttatttcacttgctgatcgatcgataatgtaTCGATAGAAAACGATAAATCGATGAAAAGTTAGATTCCGATTCGATCGACATTTATATGTACAACTCATGATAATCACATCTGATTAATCATCGAATAAATGAGAATCGATCTTAGTTTGAGGCTGTTATTTAGcctctctttttcaattatgaaatagtagctattttatgattatcactttttccaatttgaaaagatttaaatgtttttggtccatcagaaaaaatataaatattccagtttttcatatttgatcTTCAAGGTAGATCCATAAATTCGTTGCGCGACATGATATTTTCAGATAATCACGACCTctatgatatttcaaaatgcatatattttgtatctatGTAGGTACTTTTTTTGTCGTATGTTTTTAATCAgaacattttattacatatttcttctttgtttaatttttgttttattgtcaatttaattgctaattatttatataatttcattgttttttgtaattctgtcttgattaataatttcaatcattaataatttataattttaatcgttgaTATCTTATGTATTTGCACAATATATATCTCATGGAGaacaataattcttaataaataattgataataattaagaaaaaaaattgacatcAATTCACAGTATGAAAATcgacaaaatataaatctctaaatatctctaaattaattaacatgatcacatatcacattttttaatctttggcttttttctttcgattattatttatttgtaatttctttaaaaataaatcactttTATGTATACAAACTATTTCTTCATAGCTAGAAAtgttaaaaactattaatattgcCCACAAtcactaaataataattgtaatcaatcgtgtttttttttatttttaattcttaacataacaatttttatatttttatcacttttttcaaaattctgtaAGATATTCTTAACTTTCAAATGATGTTTGTATTAGTCAGATGATGCCGGTAGCTTCCACTGCAATACTGTGACACATACTGACCTCCTCGTGGTAGAATGATACTTATATGTTGCACACATGATCATGCGTATGTTATTTACGAATACTAACTATATACATGCCTTTGCATGAACAGGACATATATCGCAAACATGGTtcgtatttcaatattcttttacgtttaaactatatatacatatatatatctatcatataatttagtatacgtaattttatttacaaatgtaACGAATGACAACGAGTATTTCTCACAGATTTATAATCACATTGATGtgttatgttttttaatatctaaacttttaaaagatgtaattttttaaatcgttttagATTGAATATCTTTCCGTTCATAtgatatactatttatattatgtaagtacaaatataaatgttcacacacacatattaacatataatattcaacTTACATTCTATATATTGCATGACATACACATTAGTTGCGTTTACGTATGAACGTAACGACACTGGCATGTCACacataaaaaatcatcaagGATTTTAACCCTTGTGTAGGTATGCAATAGAGATACACGGAACAATGAGGTTTTCGAATCTCTATGGTTACCGAATAAGCACAACATATGTTACGTATTACGAAGTGGTTCTTTTATGAACTTGAAATACCAACAGAAGGATCAGCGTAAGTTCACACGCAACATCGACACTTAAGAATAACGAACTTTGTTAATAAtgctttttcttattattatgctTAATTGtgcttttttctaataattagaagttttttattttttattttttaatgtagaaTATCtactatctttatattatatatttttcatgtaaaaataattataaaatataaaatttataaaatgttagactaataattaaaagatatattttttttcgaattaattcaatttctttattaccaAAATATCATTATCCTAATATGTTGAATATGCTGaagttttatatgtatatatatatatttctgaaataatataaaaatagaccTTAAATAATGTAGCCTTTATATCTAGCTAAAACCTTAGTAAAAAGTAATCAATAGGAAATGTCTGTTAACTGTACATTACTTTGACATTTTACTGTAATTGTTACGTAATTTGTTTGACATACCTATTCAcctttacaataataatagtaataaaagaagtatatttagagtatatttatatatacatatttacattaattattgttaaaatttatttttttgggcGATCAATAatcatgattaaatattttttattatattatttttaatataaatgagaataaaatctttttttcacaattttcatttaacaatttttttaataaaattgtttatagtattatttttttaataaaaataataagtgcaatttattgaatttgttattgaatttattattttacattttttgtatattttttatataactacgttggaaatttttgaatgaacaTAGTAAATCAATTGCATATTTATTAAcctcattaaaattattaactcaaagataaaaaaattatacataaaaagacaaaataaaatattgaaataattatttaaaatatagaaaaattaatatttttatttatatcacatatcttatattttgacTTGTGGTATTTCATTTGATTAGAAATGTAGCGTCATTCGCCATATTTATTTTCGGTCAAAAGACACCTGTCCTGTGAGTACCTTTTCCTTTTGATTACTATTTAGTAGCgtcgtttaataataataagaacgaTATATAATGTTGTCaacattgttaatataaattaagacgtggatataatattgacaaaaaaattaattaataatcagaaAGTTAAAGAATAATCTAaaagattattcgaattataagaACATCATAGCACATCAGGGGTGTGTCACAATGAAGACTCTTCATACTTTTTTCGTATTGGCCCTTTTACATACaggtaaaagatatttatttgcatatattattttgaatataaaataagaatataaaataaatattatattcttaaatttgttcattataaactatttaatcgaatgaaatattaataatctttatatgaaATCTATGAATGtttacagaatatttttttgtacataaccaacataatgtaatatttatgcaattatatttgtttatataattttttttgaaattataatgtaataatattatatataatatacaatattgcttaatgatataattaatgtttttgaacagaaacattattattatatttttcagttaATAGTCAACGTACACCaacaatatcatatatttcacaagagcaaattaaagatattggcGATACAGTTGAATTTCGTTGTTCAGTTCAATATGCCCCTGAATTTCCAGTTGTAtggacaaaaattaataaaaatatagctaATGATCAATTACCTCTTTCACATGGTAgttctttaattataagagATACTAGATTTGCTCTTAGATATGATGATGCTCTAtctacttttatattacaagtaatttaatattaaattttaatacatataatatttttaattataactaattgtaaaatttaaataatataatacatatttcagataaaagaTATACAAGAGACTGATGCTGGATTTTAtcaatgcaaaattttaatatctttgaataattatgtatCTGCAAATGTGGAACTGCAAGTTCGTAGACCACCTATTATAAGTGATAATTCAACTAGGTCTTTGGTTGTTACTGAGGGACAACCAGTGCAACTTGAATGTTATGCTGGTGGTTTTCCCACACCTAGAATTTCATGGCGAAGagaaaataatgcaattttacCAACTGGAGGATCAATTTACCggtagataattatttttataaatattttttatttgtttcttttatctttgtataaatttcttctaaataaatcaaaatattatagtggcaatacattgaaaatttctacaaTTCGTAAAGAAGATCGTGGAACATATTATTGTGTAGCTGAAAATGGAGTAGGACGTGGAgctagaagaaatattaatgtagAAGTTGAATTTGCACCTGTGATCACTGCACCTAGACCAAGACTTGGTCAAGCTTTACAATATGACATGGATTTAGAATGTCATGTAGAAGCTTATCCTCCACCAGCTATTGTTTGGTTGAAAGATgatattcaattatcaaataatcaacATTATAGCATATCACATTTTGCAACTGCAGATCAATATACAGATACAACAATTAGAGTGATCACAATTGAAAAGAGACAGTATGGAGAATATGTATGCAGAGCTGCTAATAAATTAGGAACTGCAGAAACGAAAGTTGAATTATTTGGTATGTaatacgttcttttttttctttctgtttatatataaattataataattatttatttttaataaagtattaattttcctaattttaattatagctatatatgaaattgtagaatccataaatatatatatatatgttatagatTGTGCatgttaatgtaataataatatttattcctattattaatataagttttatttatttattttgcataataataaatagttttattttcagtGCATTCATTTATTGAGTTTAGTAGTTAGCATGttctagatttttctttttttttttttttttgcgcagAAACTACTGTCCCTGTGTGTCCACCAGCATGTGGCCAAGCTCTTTATTATGGGACTGGAGTAACACAAGTTTCTTCAGGATCTTTGGTAGtgttagttttatttattacaattattctaaGGTATGTTGTTTTTTGTTCTGCtttgtatagaaatttttgcTGTTccagtataatataatataatataaatttattttgttattatttatgaatataaatttacagaaaTTTCCACgccaaatattaattatcctgGACTTCAATGGGCAGCAGCAAGTCAATGCAACTTATCAAAATGGTTGCTGATAGTACTATGGTTCACTATACTTAATATACATTagaaatattactaatatctTTAGGAGcctaatttgtttttaacttttattagatgattatttttgtagttatttacaaatgaaattgaatcatTATTAGCGAATATAATACAAGTTTTAGGGgccaacaatataataaatgttggcAAGGTACAAACTAACAttccagaaaaatatatagtgatacatagtgaaaaaaaagtaatgatattattaatagtttaaaatttatagatatattagtCCTTTTTCATATGTCAGTACAACTGATAAACACAAAGAAGTGATTGATAATAATGTTATGAATATATCAGCCTTTAACATAGTTTATAGTAGGAATTCAAAAATACGTTCATACAATTTAACACATTCgagattgatatattttgataaaacttcttatgaataatttttttctaataaggaaaaaaaattaaatattataatattaagatgAAACATATTTCAAAGTAAGATaagtaagatttatatttcttaaaagctCATCATTTATAAAGCTCTGCTATTTTCACAAtcattgcaataatttttatataattctttactcgatctaaatcatatatactttttttttcatttttattttttttttttagttacatttaaatatatatttatatgcctatttatattttattttgtaagtcAATAACTTTaagtgataattaaaaaattttttaactaaatgatattatagatCTTTGATCTTGAAtgtgttaaatatttgttaatgtcCTGTTTAGAGGAATTCGAAATAACAATACTCTATAGTTGCCTTGTTATATAATGTTTggcaaaaagagaaaaattaatatacatgttACTGTATCTTGATCGTGATAAAGcatgtaaaatttgttttagaatTAGATCAAAGATTGTATATTgtagatgaaattatttataacaattatgaccagaatattttttattatattaacaaatgcATAAAAAGAGCGCATACTCATAACAGGGATCATTTTTGGAACAaacttaaaagaatatttgtaatGACTGTAGGAAAGACTTATATCGATACCGCGACAAATTACTTTATACGTCCGGGACGTAATATGAAAGGTAACGAGAAATAACaagaaatgttataaaatagcttcattaaaaaaattaatttttaatattttctttcattaataaagaaacaatattgaataaatttaattatacaaatatttgaatataataggaagttttttatttctaattatgcgttaagaaaataagtaattttgtaattctaaTTGCACTATGTATaccataatattaatataaatgaatatttcttgttttttctctTAGCTTTCACATATAATAAGTGCTGAGAAACGTAGAATCTCGAATAAGTAAGATTTTTTATGACCTTTTTACGagtttgcaattttatatttacttctaggctaatatgaattttaataaacgaaaattgcgtaaaaaatttttttcttacattattACCTGTTGTTTCATATGTTAAgaacaaaataatgaaacatgttcaattattgttaaaaaatgtttattttattatttaatttcatatttaattttcctttttacaatttgaaaaCTGCTTTACTGATTTCACCTCGTTTCAGAGCTTCCAAAGCTTCACGATACTGCGACAACGAGAATACTTTAATACCTAACTTATCATAATTCAGATATCTATCAGCCATTGCACGTAATAAACCCAATCCTCTGGGGAATGAGAAAGGATTTATGTTTACACCTAATATCGTCAATTCCTTTAAATATACCTGTTGCAgagtaaaagttaaattaataattaatttatatccgaTTATCCATCGATTGCTTTAATATGAAGAGATGATTAAAAAACGAGTAAAAAAATGATGACTCAGATGCGTGGGAATGGAATGACAtacaattatgattaatttaccTGGAATGGTTCGATGCTGAATTTAGCTTTGGGATTGGCGACTCCGAATATACATAAACGACCACCTGGTGCTAATAAAGGAATGCTTGCTTCTATAGCGGGTGCGGAACCACTACAATCCACGACCACGTCATACGAATTCTTTAATTGTTCTGGACTCTTTGCCTCAAAATCCAGATCTGAAAAATATAGTCAtcgcaattttcttttatcaataataactttgtaattcgattaattatttaattaaaaaaagcagtattatcgaaaagaaataatgccAATCATCAAGAGAATTACACATCAAATACATAATTCATACATTATTCGTTCGGATAtccttttcattatttatattgcaacGTTTAAAGCACATATACTTAGCTTTACTGAACAATGCAGaacaaaaactttttatctttttttatttttttcaattcaacgcAATTcgtttgcaaattaaaaataaaaatactcgaCGAGATTCATCCCTACCAAGTTTCGTCACCAGTTTCCGCCGTTTTTCCTGAGGCTCGCTGATCGTCACGGATTTCCTAAGCCCGTGCAAATGTAACATACAAGCCCACAAAAGACCAATGATTCCGGCGCCAATTACGAGCACGTTGCTACCAACGTTGACGCTATTAAGTTTCTTCCATCCGTGAGCCAAACACGACAGAGGCTCGACGAGGACGGCTTGATGCAATTCGACGTCGTCTGGTATTAAATACACCTGAATGGATTAAAaatgagaggaaaaaaagttaaCAAAGTTTAATATATCGTTCGATCTGTGAAATTGATAGAAACGAACCTGACTTTCGGGTACGATAGCGTGAGTGGAAAATCCACCGTCTTTATAAATCCCTATCGTGCTGTTTATACCACCGGCGCTACAGTGCTGATAAGAACCATCGTGACAGTAGTTGCACGTATTACATCCACTGTTAGGATCGACAGCCACTCTTTGCCCGACTTTGAAGTTCTTCACCGAGGAGCCAATCGCGTCTACCGTGCCTGCGAATTCGTGGCCAAGAGTGAGGAAGCCATCTTTCTTGCATGGAAACGATCCCtatgaaatacaatttttttcgttagttttttgtaattaaaattactatacagaatattgaatgattataaattttagagaaaCGGAATATACGTGAATGtaagaataatcgaaattaattaattttttttagaaacgtTTAGAATACTTTTCACGACTGATGACAATTACGATACAACTATCAACTTATTCCATCTACTTCgagcttttatttttatattgaacttTTCCTTATCACGAAACCATTTCCATTGTCGTGTCTCGGCCCGGTATCGCGAGATTT
This DNA window, taken from Apis mellifera strain DH4 linkage group LG12, Amel_HAv3.1, whole genome shotgun sequence, encodes the following:
- the LOC414035 gene encoding lachesin isoform X1, which translates into the protein MKTLHTFFVLALLHTVNSQRTPTISYISQEQIKDIGDTVEFRCSVQYAPEFPVVWTKINKNIANDQLPLSHGSSLIIRDTRFALRYDDALSTFILQIKDIQETDAGFYQCKILISLNNYVSANVELQVRRPPIISDNSTRSLVVTEGQPVQLECYAGGFPTPRISWRRENNAILPTGGSIYRGNTLKISTIRKEDRGTYYCVAENGVGRGARRNINVEVEFAPVITAPRPRLGQALQYDMDLECHVEAYPPPAIVWLKDDIQLSNNQHYSISHFATADQYTDTTIRVITIEKRQYGEYVCRAANKLGTAETKVELFETTVPVCPPACGQALYYGTGVTQVSSGSLVVLVLFITIILRNFHAKY
- the LOC414035 gene encoding lachesin isoform X2 — its product is MKTLHTFFVLALLHTVNSQRTPTISYISQEQIKDIGDTVEFRCSVQYAPEFPVVWTKINKNIANDQLPLSHGSSLIIRDTRFALRYDDALSTFILQIKDIQETDAGFYQCKILISLNNYVSANVELQVRRPPIISDNSTRSLVVTEGQPVQLECYAGGFPTPRISWRRENNAILPTGGSIYRGNTLKISTIRKEDRGTYYCVAENGVGRGARRNINVEVEFAPVITAPRPRLGQALQYDMDLECHVEAYPPPAIVWLKDDIQLSNNQHYSISHFATADQYTDTTIRVITIEKRQYGEYVCRAANKLGTAETKVELFEISTPNINYPGLQWAAASQCNLSKWLLIVLWFTILNIH
- the LOC410167 gene encoding uncharacterized protein LOC410167, with protein sequence MEFLSFDVKNHTLALRRADVPNPGPNDVRIRVAYSGICGTDLHILEGSFPCKKDGFLTLGHEFAGTVDAIGSSVKNFKVGQRVAVDPNSGCNTCNYCHDGSYQHCSAGGINSTIGIYKDGGFSTHAIVPESQVYLIPDDVELHQAVLVEPLSCLAHGWKKLNSVNVGSNVLVIGAGIIGLLWACMLHLHGLRKSVTISEPQEKRRKLVTKLDLDFEAKSPEQLKNSYDVVVDCSGSAPAIEASIPLLAPGGRLCIFGVANPKAKFSIEPFQVYLKELTILGVNINPFSFPRGLGLLRAMADRYLNYDKLGIKVFSLSQYREALEALKRGEISKAVFKL